The following coding sequences lie in one Flavobacteriales bacterium genomic window:
- a CDS encoding polysaccharide biosynthesis tyrosine autokinase yields MSEENEYNKKSEAISNFNTELDIILLLQIFKRNLFLFIAIILTCAIIAFFYLRYTVPLYQSQLVLQVGSKNTADQVLKVDNFQEQEDVAKDVELLKSKFLLKRALSTLPLDISYYNEGKFLTFELYRNSPVNVQYLIKDSSIFGVPHYLELTNNNKFKLLEGDKLIGEFTSGEKIQTNRIELSIFFSNYEEAKLSQSDIKNTKLFFTINNIENLTNSYISRLNVYPLNPLAKTISLSFQDNNAVKTADVLTALANEYIVYDIEERSKSSKKVIEFLDDQLDKYYNKVKISENSIEEFQKTNKLSDIDKFSSLYVERVNKLENQLIDFDLQKNVLVEINNSLKGKIKEINVYNLLPILSGTEYEARITMLITDLQGLLVQRQQMLTEATKESDLLKLHDQQIETQKEVLFKSISSLVEKLSYRRQEIVRKIEEIQNKYLNVPAKELQYARLQRVLSIDEKFFTLIMERRTEYSISEAGFVPQHTILDKAVVPSVPFSPNKKIIIITGILLGVVISLVILILKYVLKNTISTIDEITKHANSAVGVLGSVPIYSREIPVSQLVINRDPKSIISESFRSIRTNLQFISSFEGKKVMAITSTISGEGKTFCTLNLGGIIAMSGKKVVILDLDMRKPKIHKGFGVSNHHGMSTILIDKDKVGDCIHHSELENLDFITSGPIPPNPSELIISGKLDEVVAELKKDYDLVILDNPPIGLVSDAMEMLKKVDYPIYIFKSEYSRKNFINNLNKLIVDNGIKKLSIILNGVDFTNKYYSYGYNYNYSYGNKDGYYYDDTRKEKLTERIFKKKKNN; encoded by the coding sequence ATGAGCGAAGAAAACGAATACAATAAAAAAAGTGAAGCTATATCTAATTTTAATACAGAATTAGATATTATTCTTTTGTTGCAAATTTTCAAGAGAAATCTGTTCCTTTTTATTGCTATTATACTCACGTGCGCTATTATTGCTTTCTTCTATCTTCGTTATACTGTTCCTTTGTATCAATCTCAATTAGTACTTCAAGTTGGCTCTAAAAATACTGCCGATCAGGTGTTGAAAGTTGATAATTTTCAGGAGCAAGAGGATGTTGCCAAAGATGTTGAATTGCTAAAATCAAAGTTCTTATTAAAGAGAGCATTATCAACTCTTCCATTAGATATTAGTTACTACAATGAAGGTAAATTTTTAACTTTTGAGTTATATAGAAATTCACCAGTAAATGTACAATATCTTATTAAAGATTCAAGCATATTTGGAGTGCCTCATTATTTAGAGCTAACAAATAACAACAAGTTTAAATTACTAGAAGGTGATAAATTAATAGGGGAGTTTACAAGTGGAGAAAAAATACAGACGAATCGAATAGAGTTATCTATTTTTTTCAGCAATTATGAGGAAGCAAAACTATCACAATCAGATATTAAGAATACAAAACTTTTTTTTACTATAAATAATATAGAGAACCTTACAAATTCATATATATCACGTTTAAATGTTTATCCTCTTAATCCATTAGCTAAAACAATTAGCCTATCTTTTCAAGATAACAATGCGGTAAAGACTGCTGATGTTTTAACCGCTTTGGCAAATGAATATATTGTTTACGATATTGAAGAGAGAAGTAAAAGCTCTAAAAAAGTTATTGAATTTTTGGATGACCAATTAGACAAGTATTACAATAAAGTAAAAATATCCGAAAATAGCATTGAGGAATTTCAAAAGACGAACAAACTGTCAGATATAGATAAGTTCTCATCACTTTATGTTGAAAGAGTTAATAAACTTGAAAATCAACTGATAGATTTTGATTTGCAGAAAAATGTATTGGTTGAAATTAACAATTCACTAAAAGGTAAAATAAAAGAAATTAATGTTTATAATCTTTTACCAATTCTTTCAGGAACAGAATATGAAGCTAGAATTACCATGCTTATTACTGATTTACAAGGATTATTAGTGCAGCGTCAACAAATGTTAACAGAGGCGACTAAAGAAAGTGATTTATTGAAGTTGCACGACCAACAAATCGAAACTCAAAAAGAAGTTTTATTTAAGTCTATTTCTTCTTTAGTTGAGAAGTTAAGCTATAGACGACAGGAGATAGTAAGAAAAATAGAAGAAATCCAAAACAAATACTTGAACGTTCCAGCAAAAGAATTGCAGTATGCTCGTTTACAACGCGTGTTATCTATTGATGAAAAATTCTTTACGCTTATCATGGAAAGAAGAACGGAATATTCAATTTCAGAAGCTGGGTTTGTTCCACAACATACTATTTTAGATAAAGCAGTAGTACCTAGTGTTCCATTTTCACCAAATAAAAAAATAATTATTATAACTGGAATACTTTTAGGGGTCGTTATAAGTTTGGTAATACTCATCTTAAAGTATGTATTAAAGAATACGATTAGTACAATTGATGAAATAACAAAACATGCAAATTCTGCAGTAGGAGTGTTAGGCTCTGTACCAATATACAGTAGAGAAATACCTGTTTCTCAGTTGGTTATTAATCGAGACCCTAAATCAATTATTTCGGAATCATTCAGGTCGATTAGAACAAATCTTCAATTTATTTCAAGTTTTGAAGGAAAAAAAGTAATGGCAATCACCTCTACTATTTCTGGCGAAGGAAAGACATTTTGCACACTTAATCTTGGTGGTATTATAGCTATGTCGGGTAAAAAGGTAGTTATTTTGGATTTAGATATGCGTAAGCCCAAAATTCATAAAGGATTTGGCGTTAGCAATCATCATGGAATGAGTACAATTTTAATAGATAAGGATAAAGTTGGAGATTGTATTCATCATAGTGAATTAGAGAACCTAGATTTTATAACTTCTGGTCCGATACCACCAAACCCATCAGAATTAATTATTAGTGGAAAACTAGATGAGGTTGTTGCAGAATTGAAAAAAGATTATGATTTAGTTATTTTAGACAACCCTCCAATTGGGTTGGTATCAGATGCTATGGAAATGCTTAAAAAAGTAGATTACCCTATCTATATATTTAAGAGTGAATATTCGAGAAAAAACTTTATCAATAACCTAAACAAATTAATTGTTGACAATGGTATTAAGAAGTTATCTATTATATTAAATGGAGTTGATTTTACCAATAAATATTATAGTTACGGGTATAATTACAATTATAGTTATGGTAATAAAGATGGTTATTATTACGATGATACCAGAAAAGAAAAACTTACAGAACGAATTTTTAAAAAGAAAAAGAATAATTAA
- the rfbC gene encoding dTDP-4-dehydrorhamnose 3,5-epimerase codes for MEFVSTEFEGLIIVKPKVFMDERGYFFESFNKNEFKRNAIDVDFVQDNQSKSDRNVLRGLHFQNPPFAQGKLVQVIKGAVLDVVVDIRKNSTTYGKHFKIELSEENKTMLFIPPGFAHGFLTLLDETIFSYKCSNFYNKESEKSLLWNDKTLNIDWDVSSPILSEKDKLAENFQSFISPF; via the coding sequence ATGGAGTTTGTGTCGACTGAATTTGAAGGGTTAATTATTGTGAAGCCAAAAGTTTTTATGGACGAAAGAGGCTACTTTTTTGAATCATTCAATAAAAATGAATTTAAGCGAAATGCTATAGATGTAGATTTTGTTCAAGACAATCAGTCTAAATCGGATAGAAATGTTTTAAGAGGGCTTCATTTTCAAAATCCTCCGTTTGCTCAAGGAAAATTAGTTCAAGTAATAAAAGGTGCGGTTTTGGATGTTGTTGTAGATATTAGAAAAAATTCAACAACTTATGGAAAACATTTTAAAATAGAATTATCAGAAGAAAATAAGACCATGCTTTTCATTCCACCGGGTTTTGCGCATGGGTTTCTAACTCTTTTAGATGAAACTATTTTTTCATACAAATGTTCCAATTTTTATAATAAAGAATCGGAGAAAAGTTTGTTGTGGAATGATAAAACACTAAATATTGATTGGGATGTAAGTAGTCCGATTCTTTCAGAAAAGGATAAGTTAGCCGAAAATTTTCAATCATTTATAAGCCCATTTTAG
- a CDS encoding undecaprenyl/decaprenyl-phosphate alpha-N-acetylglucosaminyl 1-phosphate transferase: MELLSWKHIIFFLGTIVFSFLINNILLKFVRTLGIRNQNETTIRWSEQVKPALGGLSFYIVFLLSITLHPFIFSYSASSIDFQFTGVIGAISLGFLMGLADDAYNTKPLLKLITQITCGVILIYSGTFITVFDSQILNYGLTILWVVGLMNSINMLDNMDGITTSISLIITFTIFILMLSNQEFDSISMTVVIGLLGTLFAFLYFNWNPSKMFMGDTGSQYLGIILAALSINYLWNPVTTTEFSISRQFLIPILTFIVPIVDTLTVVIKRVGNGKSPFIGGKDHTTHHLSYLGLTEKQVAIITALISIVSSGIVIYLISSIKNWNHIYTLIFSGYFLLVFITLFIISKKNIDKSK; this comes from the coding sequence ATGGAATTACTATCATGGAAACATATCATTTTTTTTCTCGGTACGATAGTTTTTTCGTTTCTAATAAATAATATTTTATTAAAATTTGTTAGAACACTTGGTATAAGAAACCAGAACGAAACAACAATAAGATGGAGTGAGCAGGTAAAGCCTGCTTTGGGTGGGCTAAGTTTTTATATTGTATTTTTACTTTCAATAACCTTACATCCTTTTATATTTTCTTATAGTGCATCATCAATAGATTTTCAGTTTACAGGAGTAATTGGAGCAATATCACTTGGGTTTTTAATGGGATTGGCTGATGATGCTTATAATACCAAGCCTTTATTAAAGCTAATTACCCAAATTACTTGCGGAGTAATATTAATTTACTCTGGTACTTTTATTACTGTTTTTGATTCTCAAATATTAAATTATGGGTTAACAATTCTTTGGGTAGTAGGATTAATGAATTCTATAAACATGCTCGATAATATGGATGGTATAACGACTTCGATATCGTTAATAATAACCTTTACTATTTTTATTTTGATGTTGTCAAATCAGGAGTTTGACTCTATTTCAATGACGGTTGTTATTGGATTATTAGGAACTCTTTTTGCTTTTCTGTATTTTAATTGGAATCCTTCAAAAATGTTTATGGGAGATACTGGTAGCCAATATTTAGGGATAATTCTAGCAGCATTGAGTATAAATTATTTGTGGAACCCTGTTACAACAACAGAATTTTCAATTTCACGCCAATTTTTAATACCTATTTTAACCTTTATCGTTCCCATTGTTGACACATTAACTGTTGTTATTAAAAGGGTAGGAAATGGAAAATCACCGTTTATTGGGGGAAAAGACCACACCACTCATCATTTATCATATTTGGGGTTAACCGAAAAACAGGTGGCGATAATTACCGCATTAATCTCTATTGTTTCTTCTGGTATAGTCATATATTTGATTTCATCCATTAAAAATTGGAATCATATTTATACCTTAATTTTTTCAGGATATTTCTTATTAGTATTTATAACTTTGTTTATTATATCAAAAAAGAACATCGATAAATCAAAATAA
- the uvrA gene encoding excinuclease ABC subunit UvrA gives MLGSEEEFIEVEGAKVHNLKNISVKIPRNQLVVITGLSGSGKSSLAFDTIYAEGQRRYLETFSAYARQFLGNMERPEVDKISGLSPVISIEQKTISKNPRSTVGTITEVYDFFRLLYARASNAYSYNTGELMVKYSSTQIIELIFEKYNDKKILILSPLVKGRKGHYKELFQQIIKQGFIKARVDGEIINVTSGYHLDRYKTHDIEVVIDQLKVQQEDNKRITNSVDIAFKHSNGSVMIYDVETNDYVLLSKNLMCPTTGISYDDPAPNLFSFNSPYGACKKCNGLGEVSEIDLKKIIPNLNSTIKKGGIVPLGEYKSNWTFRQIEAIGTKLGFTINTPLKDISEEAIDFLLNGSTEPISVSQNISGISTEYSIEFEGIINIINKQFEENNSKTIARWAESFMNKVKCSTCEGSRLKKEALFFKIDDKSIAEISEMDIATLYQWSSNVYEKLSPNQQTIAKEVLKEINSRLKFLLDVGLDYLSINRSSKTLSGGEAQRIRLATQIGSQLVNVLYILDEPSIGLHQRDNQKLIQSLKELRDIGNSIIVVEHDKEIMLESDYIIDIGPKAGIHGGEIMCANTPKNILKDNSETANYLNGELSIQVPAIRRKGNGNYLQLLGATGNNLKNVDLKIPLGMLVCVTGVSGSGKSTLINETLYPILNKYIYNGVKKPLPYKEIKGLEHIDKVIDIDQSPIGRTPRSNPATYTSVFTDIRTLFSGLPEAQIRGYKPGRFSFNVKGGRCETCQGAGVKTIEMNFLPDVYVECDECYGKRYNRETLEVRFKGKSISDVLNMTISESVGFFENIPSINLKIVALEEVGLGYLHLGQPSTTLSGGEAQRVKLATELSKKQTGNTFYILDEPSTGLHFEDIRILLEVINRLVDAGNSVLIIEHNMDIIKVADYIIDIGPDGGSKGGSIVTEGIPEEVIKNKESYTAKYLKQELN, from the coding sequence ATGTTGGGCTCAGAAGAAGAATTTATTGAAGTTGAAGGGGCAAAAGTCCATAATCTAAAAAACATTTCTGTTAAAATACCTCGTAATCAATTGGTTGTGATAACTGGGCTGAGCGGTAGTGGAAAATCTTCGTTAGCATTCGATACCATTTATGCCGAAGGACAACGCAGGTATTTAGAGACTTTCTCGGCTTATGCTAGACAGTTTTTAGGTAATATGGAACGACCTGAAGTTGATAAAATTAGTGGGTTAAGTCCAGTTATTTCAATCGAACAAAAAACCATAAGTAAAAATCCACGTTCTACAGTTGGTACAATTACCGAAGTTTACGATTTTTTCAGGTTGTTGTATGCTCGTGCTTCTAATGCTTATTCGTATAACACTGGCGAATTAATGGTAAAGTATTCTTCAACTCAAATTATTGAGTTGATTTTTGAAAAATACAACGACAAAAAAATACTTATCTTATCTCCGTTAGTTAAAGGTAGAAAAGGGCATTACAAGGAATTGTTTCAGCAAATTATTAAACAAGGGTTTATAAAAGCACGAGTTGATGGAGAGATAATAAATGTAACTTCTGGTTATCATTTAGATAGATATAAAACGCACGATATTGAGGTAGTAATCGACCAACTTAAAGTTCAGCAAGAGGATAATAAAAGAATTACAAATTCTGTTGATATTGCATTCAAACACAGTAATGGTTCGGTAATGATTTATGATGTTGAAACGAATGATTATGTGTTGTTGAGCAAAAACTTAATGTGTCCTACAACTGGAATATCCTATGATGACCCAGCACCCAATTTATTCTCATTTAATTCGCCTTATGGGGCATGTAAAAAATGTAATGGTTTGGGTGAGGTTTCTGAAATTGATTTAAAAAAAATCATTCCAAACCTTAATTCCACCATCAAAAAAGGGGGTATTGTTCCATTGGGAGAATATAAGAGTAATTGGACTTTTAGACAAATTGAGGCTATTGGAACTAAATTAGGGTTTACAATAAACACTCCCTTAAAAGATATTTCTGAAGAAGCCATTGATTTTCTATTAAACGGTTCAACAGAACCAATTTCAGTTTCTCAGAATATTTCTGGTATTTCAACAGAATACAGTATTGAGTTTGAAGGAATCATAAATATCATCAACAAACAATTTGAAGAAAACAACTCTAAAACTATTGCTCGTTGGGCAGAGAGTTTTATGAATAAAGTGAAATGCTCAACGTGTGAAGGTTCTCGTCTAAAAAAAGAAGCCTTATTTTTTAAGATTGATGATAAAAGTATTGCTGAAATATCAGAAATGGATATAGCAACTTTATACCAATGGTCAAGCAATGTTTACGAAAAATTATCTCCAAATCAACAAACAATAGCAAAAGAAGTATTGAAAGAAATTAATTCAAGGCTTAAATTTTTGTTGGATGTTGGATTGGATTATTTGTCGATTAATAGAAGTTCAAAAACATTGTCGGGAGGAGAGGCACAGCGTATTCGACTGGCAACTCAAATTGGCTCGCAATTGGTGAATGTACTTTATATATTAGATGAGCCTAGTATTGGCTTGCATCAGCGCGACAACCAAAAATTAATACAATCATTAAAAGAATTGCGTGACATTGGTAATTCTATTATTGTTGTAGAACATGATAAAGAGATAATGCTTGAGTCTGATTACATTATTGATATTGGACCAAAAGCAGGAATACATGGGGGAGAAATTATGTGTGCGAACACCCCTAAAAATATTCTAAAAGATAATTCTGAAACTGCCAATTATTTAAATGGTGAATTATCAATTCAAGTACCAGCAATAAGACGTAAAGGGAATGGTAATTACTTACAATTATTGGGTGCTACTGGTAACAATCTAAAAAATGTTGATTTAAAAATACCATTGGGTATGCTAGTTTGTGTTACTGGTGTTTCGGGTAGTGGAAAATCTACATTAATTAATGAAACTTTGTATCCTATTTTGAATAAATACATTTACAATGGAGTAAAGAAACCATTACCTTATAAAGAGATTAAAGGCTTAGAACATATCGATAAAGTTATTGATATTGACCAATCTCCAATAGGGAGAACACCTCGGTCAAACCCTGCAACTTATACTTCAGTATTTACTGATATAAGAACTTTATTTAGTGGGTTGCCAGAAGCACAAATTAGAGGTTATAAACCTGGTCGTTTTTCGTTTAACGTAAAAGGAGGAAGATGCGAAACGTGCCAAGGAGCTGGGGTGAAAACTATTGAAATGAACTTTTTGCCCGATGTGTACGTAGAGTGTGATGAGTGTTATGGCAAAAGATACAATAGAGAAACACTTGAGGTAAGGTTTAAAGGTAAATCAATTAGCGATGTGTTAAATATGACTATTTCAGAGTCGGTTGGTTTTTTTGAGAATATCCCATCAATTAACCTGAAAATAGTAGCGTTAGAAGAAGTTGGGTTAGGTTATTTGCATTTAGGACAACCATCTACTACATTATCTGGAGGGGAAGCTCAGCGTGTTAAATTGGCTACCGAACTATCTAAAAAACAAACAGGAAATACCTTTTATATTTTAGATGAACCTTCTACAGGCTTACATTTTGAAGATATTAGAATATTGTTGGAGGTGATAAATAGATTGGTTGATGCTGGTAATTCGGTGTTAATTATTGAACACAATATGGATATAATAAAAGTTGCCGACTACATTATTGATATTGGACCTGATGGAGGATCAAAAGGTGGAAGTATTGTAACAGAAGGTATTCCTGAAGAAGTAATTAAAAATAAAGAAAGTTACACAGCTAAATATTTAAAGCAAGAATTAAACTAA
- a CDS encoding TIGR00730 family Rossman fold protein produces the protein MENERIKDRFRDKDWNEIKSNDSWAIFKMMGELVEGFEKLGKIGPCVSIFGSARTKPDSKYYKIGEAIAYQLSQKGYGIITGGGPGIMEAANKGAFEAKGKSVGLNIDLPFEQFSNPYIDNDKLINFDYFFVRKVMFVKYAQGFVVLPGGFGTFDELFEAITLVQTEKVGRFPIVLVGKDFWGGLIEWIKTTVLEEKNISPKDIDLFALVDTAEEAVKVIDDFYGKYLLKPNF, from the coding sequence ATGGAAAACGAGAGAATAAAAGACCGTTTTAGAGATAAAGATTGGAATGAAATTAAATCGAATGATTCGTGGGCGATTTTTAAAATGATGGGTGAATTGGTCGAGGGTTTCGAAAAATTAGGCAAGATAGGGCCATGCGTTTCCATTTTTGGATCGGCTCGTACTAAACCCGATTCTAAATATTATAAAATTGGAGAAGCAATTGCTTATCAGTTATCACAAAAAGGATATGGGATTATCACCGGGGGCGGACCAGGAATTATGGAAGCGGCGAATAAAGGAGCTTTTGAAGCAAAAGGTAAATCTGTAGGCTTAAATATTGATTTGCCTTTTGAGCAATTTAGCAATCCATATATCGATAACGATAAACTCATAAATTTCGATTATTTCTTTGTAAGAAAAGTAATGTTTGTAAAATATGCTCAAGGTTTTGTTGTTTTACCTGGTGGTTTTGGAACTTTTGATGAATTATTTGAGGCAATAACTTTAGTTCAAACAGAAAAAGTAGGCAGGTTTCCAATTGTATTGGTTGGTAAAGATTTCTGGGGAGGTTTAATAGAATGGATAAAAACAACCGTATTGGAAGAAAAAAATATTAGTCCTAAAGACATTGATTTGTTTGCACTTGTTGATACCGCCGAAGAGGCTGTAAAAGTAATTGATGATTTCTATGGGAAGTACCTGTTGAAGCCAAATTTTTAG
- a CDS encoding SPOR domain-containing protein, with translation MGRKFLLVVIGLVFSFINLQGQDNDSIPTKKETPKQNFYSPSVGLGVGMFKFYGDILQAGRGNALISNIGYDLHIKQQLNSFLTAKFYVLFGSLSSNERSADRNLNFKSKITTGGFALMYNFDHILPKERVINPFISLGIESVEFHSKTDLYDEYGNKYNYWSDGSIRNLPENDVNAMDAIIIQRDYTYETDLREMNFDNKGKYPERTFAIPVGIGAQMHLTKNIDFTVGTTMHFTFSDLIDNVTSDSEGERIGTLKANSSADKFLMSSIAISYNFQNHKNDTKVKDFDEFIDYLAYDNEDEDGDGVIDFIDECPWTPPGVEVDEKGCPLDKDGDFVPNYKDDELESRPDVPVSQQGVELTDDMIYEAYLRYIDSTGMFADTENRLISGQKRAKKNYRVQIGSFTEAIDAELVDKFLSIPDVEIKAFGDSLTVIAVGNYDNLPEALKRKMQLAKDGFDAAIVVTQEKDGTLKSVGDEANNMAVEGGASSEVNSNELLFRVQLGAFSKKLPPNSFNGLKNIIEIKADDGLYKYLYNGSYKTMQEAADKKLDLALTYSVKDAFIVAYKEGKRIPLNAAGVNTTQVETDIKEHKVVNYDKSNIKFKVQIGIYKNQLPTEVLTKFMELGNVEQKTVENGLTRYSAGDFKTLQEAEDYKKELTEKGLGGAFVISLHNEELIPISKAQEILEK, from the coding sequence ATGGGTAGAAAGTTTTTATTAGTGGTTATTGGTTTGGTCTTTTCCTTTATTAATTTACAAGGGCAGGATAATGATTCTATTCCTACTAAAAAAGAAACCCCAAAGCAAAATTTCTACTCTCCTTCTGTTGGTTTGGGTGTGGGTATGTTTAAGTTTTATGGAGACATACTTCAGGCTGGAAGAGGTAATGCACTCATAAGCAACATCGGTTACGACCTTCATATAAAACAACAACTAAACTCCTTTTTAACTGCAAAATTCTATGTGTTATTTGGGTCATTAAGTTCTAATGAGCGTTCAGCAGATAGAAACCTAAATTTTAAATCGAAAATTACTACGGGTGGTTTTGCCTTGATGTATAATTTTGACCATATCCTACCAAAAGAGCGAGTTATAAATCCATTTATTTCATTGGGAATTGAATCTGTTGAATTTCATTCTAAAACGGATTTGTATGACGAATATGGAAATAAATACAATTATTGGTCTGATGGGTCTATCAGAAATTTACCTGAAAATGATGTGAATGCAATGGATGCTATAATTATCCAGCGCGATTACACATATGAAACAGATTTAAGAGAAATGAATTTTGATAATAAGGGTAAGTATCCAGAACGAACATTTGCAATTCCTGTTGGAATAGGAGCCCAAATGCACCTGACTAAAAATATTGATTTTACAGTAGGTACTACTATGCACTTTACTTTTTCTGATTTAATTGATAATGTAACATCTGATAGTGAAGGGGAAAGAATAGGAACGTTAAAAGCAAATAGTTCTGCGGATAAGTTTTTGATGAGCTCAATTGCCATTAGTTATAATTTTCAGAATCATAAAAATGATACAAAAGTTAAAGATTTTGATGAATTTATTGATTATTTGGCTTATGATAATGAAGATGAAGACGGTGATGGAGTAATTGATTTTATTGATGAGTGCCCTTGGACTCCACCTGGAGTTGAGGTTGATGAAAAAGGTTGTCCTTTAGATAAAGATGGTGACTTTGTCCCAAATTATAAAGATGACGAATTAGAATCTAGACCTGATGTGCCAGTTTCTCAGCAAGGTGTTGAACTTACTGACGATATGATTTATGAAGCATACTTAAGATATATAGATTCTACTGGTATGTTTGCAGATACTGAGAATAGATTAATATCTGGGCAAAAACGTGCTAAGAAAAATTACAGAGTTCAAATTGGTTCATTTACTGAAGCAATAGATGCAGAACTCGTTGATAAATTCTTGAGTATTCCTGATGTTGAAATAAAAGCATTTGGAGATTCATTAACTGTTATTGCAGTAGGAAATTATGATAATTTACCCGAAGCATTAAAAAGAAAAATGCAATTAGCAAAAGATGGTTTTGATGCAGCTATAGTTGTTACTCAAGAAAAAGATGGAACATTAAAATCGGTTGGTGATGAAGCTAATAATATGGCTGTAGAGGGAGGAGCTAGTTCTGAGGTTAATTCTAATGAATTATTGTTTAGAGTTCAGTTAGGAGCATTTTCTAAAAAATTACCACCGAATAGTTTTAATGGATTAAAAAATATTATTGAGATAAAGGCTGACGATGGTTTGTATAAATATTTGTACAACGGATCTTATAAAACAATGCAAGAAGCAGCTGACAAAAAATTAGATTTAGCATTAACTTATAGTGTTAAAGATGCTTTTATTGTTGCCTATAAAGAGGGGAAACGTATACCTTTAAATGCAGCAGGTGTTAATACTACACAAGTTGAAACAGATATTAAAGAACATAAAGTAGTCAATTATGATAAATCTAACATCAAGTTTAAAGTTCAAATAGGTATTTATAAGAACCAGTTGCCTACAGAAGTATTAACTAAATTTATGGAGTTAGGTAATGTGGAACAAAAAACTGTGGAAAATGGCTTGACTAGGTATTCAGCAGGTGATTTTAAAACATTACAAGAGGCCGAAGATTATAAAAAAGAACTTACTGAAAAAGGTCTTGGAGGTGCATTTGTAATTTCACTTCATAATGAAGAGTTGATACCTATTAGTAAAGCTCAAGAAATACTGGAGAAATAA
- a CDS encoding RluA family pseudouridine synthase yields the protein MQEFVEEDNLDEEQEFFEHYKFIADKGQEFLRIDKFLMDRIANTSRNKIQVAATAGNILVNKVAVKSNYKVKPFDEISIVLPYPPREIELIAENIPLNIVYEDDEVLVINKQAGLVVHPGYGNYTGTLVNGLIYHFNNLPNGSMNNRPGLVHRLDKNTTGIMVIAKTEQAMTHLANQFFERTTERRYNALVWGDFEEDEGTVTGNLARSLKNRKVMDVYPDGDIGKHAVTHYKVLKRFGYVTLIECKLETGRTHQIRVHMQHIGHNLFNDNEYGGDKILKGTSFTKYKQFISNCFDIIPRHALHAKTLGFTHPTSNKWMQFNSELPEDMNLVLAKWENYIANRELE from the coding sequence TTGCAAGAATTTGTTGAAGAAGACAATTTAGACGAGGAACAAGAGTTTTTCGAACATTATAAATTTATTGCCGATAAAGGGCAAGAATTTTTACGTATTGATAAGTTCTTAATGGATAGAATTGCCAACACATCACGCAATAAAATTCAAGTAGCTGCAACCGCAGGAAATATTTTAGTTAATAAAGTTGCTGTAAAAAGTAACTATAAGGTTAAACCTTTCGATGAAATTTCTATTGTGTTACCTTATCCTCCAAGAGAAATTGAATTAATTGCTGAAAATATTCCACTAAATATTGTTTATGAAGACGACGAAGTACTTGTAATAAACAAACAAGCTGGATTGGTAGTTCATCCTGGTTATGGTAATTATACAGGCACCTTAGTTAACGGATTAATTTATCATTTTAACAATCTTCCGAATGGAAGCATGAACAATAGACCTGGATTGGTTCACAGGTTGGATAAAAACACTACAGGAATTATGGTTATTGCCAAAACCGAACAAGCAATGACACACTTAGCTAATCAGTTTTTTGAAAGAACAACTGAAAGGCGATATAACGCTCTAGTTTGGGGTGATTTTGAAGAAGATGAAGGTACAGTTACTGGTAACTTAGCAAGAAGCTTAAAAAACAGAAAAGTAATGGATGTTTATCCTGACGGAGATATTGGGAAACATGCTGTTACACACTATAAAGTTCTTAAACGATTTGGTTATGTTACATTAATTGAATGTAAATTAGAAACTGGTCGTACTCATCAAATCAGAGTTCACATGCAACACATTGGTCATAATTTATTTAATGACAATGAATATGGTGGAGATAAAATTTTAAAAGGAACCTCATTTACAAAATACAAACAATTTATCTCTAATTGTTTTGATATTATACCTCGACATGCTTTACATGCAAAAACGTTAGGTTTTACTCATCCTACAAGCAACAAATGGATGCAATTTAACTCAGAATTGCCTGAAGACATGAACTTGGTTTTGGCTAAGTGGGAAAATTATATCGCCAACAGGGAATTAGAATAA